The region GACAGCTTGCTGTTAAATGCATCCTGGTAACGTAATAGTAATGTGCCAAAGAATGCGGTTAGTAATGCATATGTTAAGATCATCTCAATACCTTTTTTGATATAGTTTACAACGCGAATAAGGAGCCAAAGCTCGCAATTAAGCGGCTTCAGTTTTGTTATAAGGGTTGCTTGAAAGGTATTCAAACAGCCCAGTCTGCATGTTTACATTCCAAAAACGTCCTGCTAGCGTCAGTGATAAGTTTGATTCACTTAACGTTGCCAATCCATGGTGTTGCCATGCTTTAAATAATGGTAATAAGTGGTTAATCAAACTTGTTTCAATAGCTGAAAAAGCTAAGGTTCCGGAGTCTAATCCTCGTTTAAAAACAGCATCAAATGCGGCTGAAGGATTTGGCGTTAATACCATTGCGGGTACTTGAGTTGGCGTTTTAAGCGACTCTTTTTCTGAGATTTCTTTATGTGCTGTATGAGCTTGCTGCCATTCACTGAGATTGCGTGCATTCATTAAACCGTGGCCATGAATGCTACCTCCGCCGCCTGCTCCAAATGGTAAGATTTCTATGCCGCTTTTGGCTAGCGAATTGTAGATACTACGTTCTCTGTTATCACGTCGCCAGTGGCAGCTTGATAAGCGTTGCCATTGCTGAGTTTCGAGTTTGTTAGCGCCATATGCGTACATATTGGCTCTCGTTTGACTATCTGCTTGATAATCACTTGCTTGGGGGCCGAGTACTTTTCCTTTATCTTTCGCTTTTTCAATGCGATTACCCGCTAAACCAATCAATTGGTATAGGTCGATACCATGAGAGCCGCATTCCATTGCTGCCTGAATATCTTGTTGCCAAATCTCCATAGTTTGACCAGGTAGGCCGAATATTAAGTCAATGACTATGCTGGCGCTAGGATGCTGGCTCAGTTGTTGTAAGCGAGCCATTAAGGTGTCTTTATCATCAAAGCGTCCCGCCGCTTGACGAACAGCGGTATCAAAACTTTGTACTCCAAACGAAAAGCGATTAAATCCATTATCTAAAGCGCTATGCCATTTATCATCATCAAAACCATTAAGACGACCTTCTAATGTGATTTCAGCATTATTGATTAAAGGGAATTGCTGAATTGCTTTACCCAACGCTGCAATTTCTTCTGCTTTAATGTCAGTGGGTGTGCCACCGCCGACATACACAGTGTCAAAGGGTTGGCTTTGTGCCAACGGGCTCATAGCTGCACTATTGAGTTGCTCACACAGACTTTGCATGTAGTCGCTGATCCGTTCAGGCTTAGCGCCATTTTCAAAAAAATTGCAGAAGCTACAACGTTTTCGGCAAAAAGGAATGTGAATATACAGCGCTCTTTTATCTGCTGATGTCGGTTGCTGCCACCACTGTTCCCATAATTGGGGACCGGCATTGAACGGTCTGCTGCCAGTGCGACCAGCATGGGGGGCACTCTTAACTTTGAATGCATGTTGCAGAGGTTCAGGGCTAGATAAACCCGTCATGGTCGGCGTTAAAATCATTTTAAATCCATAGAATAAATACTTTGGTAATGATAACCATTATCAATAGGTGTTCAAGTGACTTAGCTCAAATTTTTATTATTTACAATGTAAGTCATTGGTTCAGCACTCGTTGGACTCGCAGTATAATTGCCTAAAAAGCCCGTTGGTTGTAGTTAGATTTTCTTCATTACCAGATTGACTAATTTTGCCTTCGTCGAGCACTAAAATGCGGTTAGCTAAGCGTAAGTTATTTAATCTATGAGTAATAATAATGCAGGTTCGCTGTTGTAAAAAAGGCTGTAGGTTTGACAGCACTTGCTTTTCAGTTAATACGTCCAATGCGGATGTTGCTTCATCCAATATGACAACTTGAGGGGAGGCTAACCACATTCTGGCTAACGCTAAACGTTGCATTTGCCCGCCTGATAATCGTGTCTGCGCCCGGCCTAAGTCAGTATCTAGTTTCAAGGGCCAAGCGGTGACTGTTTCGCTAAGTGCTGCTTGATCTAAGGCTTGCCACAGTTTTTCATCATCATAAACTTTGCCTAGGGTGAGGTTATCGCGCAGGGTGCCTGTGAGTAGTTTGGGCTTTTGGGGTACGTAACCTACTTGGCTACGAAATATATCAAATCCATATGCTTCAAGGGGTTGCTGATTTATGATTATTTGTCCTGATTGTGGTTGGTAGAAACCCAGTAGTAGATTGATTAAAGTCGACTTTCCCGCTCCGCTCATGGCTAATAGGGCAATGGTCTCGTTTTTTTCTATTTGAAAGTCGAGTTGGTTTAATAATTTGGGATTTTCGGTAAATCCAAAATCTACCTGTTTGAAAGCTATTTCAATAGCGGGGTTATTACGACTGGATCCATTTAAATTGCTTGAGCTGACGATTTCTGTTGGTGGCAGACGTGTAGCCTCAGTCTCTAATCCAAGTAATTGATTTAACCTCTCCATAGCTGCGATAGCGCCAAACTTAGCATATTGAATGTTAAGTAATTCTTGAATTGGGCCCATTAAATACCAAAGGTAACTAAAGATGGCAAAG is a window of Shewanella donghaensis DNA encoding:
- the hutW gene encoding heme anaerobic degradation radical SAM methyltransferase ChuW/HutW codes for the protein MILTPTMTGLSSPEPLQHAFKVKSAPHAGRTGSRPFNAGPQLWEQWWQQPTSADKRALYIHIPFCRKRCSFCNFFENGAKPERISDYMQSLCEQLNSAAMSPLAQSQPFDTVYVGGGTPTDIKAEEIAALGKAIQQFPLINNAEITLEGRLNGFDDDKWHSALDNGFNRFSFGVQSFDTAVRQAAGRFDDKDTLMARLQQLSQHPSASIVIDLIFGLPGQTMEIWQQDIQAAMECGSHGIDLYQLIGLAGNRIEKAKDKGKVLGPQASDYQADSQTRANMYAYGANKLETQQWQRLSSCHWRRDNRERSIYNSLAKSGIEILPFGAGGGGSIHGHGLMNARNLSEWQQAHTAHKEISEKESLKTPTQVPAMVLTPNPSAAFDAVFKRGLDSGTLAFSAIETSLINHLLPLFKAWQHHGLATLSESNLSLTLAGRFWNVNMQTGLFEYLSSNPYNKTEAA